Proteins encoded together in one Megalops cyprinoides isolate fMegCyp1 chromosome 20, fMegCyp1.pri, whole genome shotgun sequence window:
- the LOC118796106 gene encoding A-kinase anchor protein SPHKAP-like — translation MGDSSDVSCMSASLEQSCAAAPALSATKDIINLLIGLTGWLEQLSGCRETSESPDTVGVRTDSALGTSDIAWKKLSCSSSLLDSTEFWLRNDKTLSRIYFLEDESETSCTRVCFVNLERHGMDQNSEQWTETLASISPSLPKLFRSLDVQHLQENEILLLNGLQSPNTCPPGPAYQSRSAADVCLVHRVGSRPDGVVCEINRLLIGLESGREWQRRGGAAGQQTEGDTEPPVSSADEDLLSSSEPPGDNSEDALQIDSGSRDTTEPPPSGRGLKEISLGQRPCDREPQGEHSGIKDLGVTPCTVTPELPVLTLSHTALSDDKLSYATCCPRTEMPLCSQARSFKLPKIVIMQSTDSDEGLSDYPGTPSASTSTEEVPKEGAPRCSDTFAGPTPSQLPLVCPSTVTSHPQLRGPVTLELCMRGQWRASAGRDFSLSSALCSVAQVAGAVALADLAETDEGTSVEQVRGNIAHVLLREACTVLCQREEQRNVRDFLEFVHSKMVEDVSWPKSPGVDSEEVDQYTCAIADSIWKHATQKALKKKELESPGKNIPNLQELLLESVNALLFNVLCITSKKINDISKCDKGSFDGREGEVHSRDNETVMTPSEKPSNRLQPTGSYQPKNSEQNSTPYCRDKLTAIMGKEEEKSIQEGEETETRGSGCPQKGNDQQRAVHTKGTFFPIKDCLPQAQPCQRNINDLRSASDREKTAPLDSKCSPLMRDKVPSGTENKSSLLTPQFIPSSAGVVVMRNMDERFPSPVTCFADDLASTVVSMATELAVIYLENSSGKQPWFCGLKGIARETQQNLLLPSCAAVRRKEVQGGPVAAKKHRPPRLSEIKRKAEEQPELMERLVNRVVEESVTLDEPPDPPAAFASEVATKNAACPELSVVDTSKPGQPRTRLQCERWNRGKASSCESIPEEEAGTLGPGAWLGQNLSRGSSVSKQSSCESITDEFSRFMVNQMESEGRGFELLLDYYAGKNASAILSSAVQQVVSKKNGHLNVRPSCVSKQSSTESITEEFYRFMLRDLDSRRHSLSKTKERRNSLLPPALRSPFCIRQSSMPDRRSSDSRLTVNSATKANSFDGFVHSGHGDTLSIHPASSVSAMGLCKSDSCLYQRGQMDRITDTLIHETWSSSIESLMRKNKIIADSEDSEDLEGPGEPQPHVELFANRLAANIVESGKSLLGSQQTASVCEKRRCFRTKIESGFAHQNDWSSWSQAGESALLWGPRDVPEIHIQEDQKDQLKEDTISHHPEDTLEALLQTSAGSVGSDAWGLSNSANDGQENMIEGTSNLPAGGSTIQRELLVMNFDLDGDCMDWDLRATLQWIAASELDVPTIYLRKSQEGADKFLNVVQLVTQKGWRVGDLFGAVVRYCQIREERASSKPSLLDWLLQRLCP, via the exons ATGGGTGATTCTTCTGATGTGTCTTGTATGAG CGCGTCTCTGGAACAGAGTTGCGCTGCAGCTCCGGCCCTCTCCGCCACCAAGGACATAATTAACCTCCTCATCGGTTTGACCGGATGGCTGGAGCAACTATCAGGATGCAGAG AGACCTCAGAGTCTCCTGACACAGTGGGGGTCAGAACAGACAGCGCCCTGGGGACCTCGGACATTGCCTGGAAAAAG CTGTCGTGCAGCAGCAGTTTGCTGGACTCCACCGAGTTCTGGCTGCGGAACGACAAGACCCTCAGCCGAATTTACTTCCTAGAGGATGAGAGTGAGACCAGCTGCACCAGG GTCTGCTTTGTGAACCTGGAGCGGCATGGtatggaccaaaacagcgaGCAGTGGACTGAG ACTTTGGCCTCCATCTCACCATCCCTGCCTAAACTCTTCCGCTCTCTGGATGTACAGCATCTTCAGGAGAATGAGATCCTGCTGCTGAATGGCCTGCAGTCTCCCAACACCTGTCCACCAGGCCCCGCCTACCAG AGCCGGAGTGCAGCTGATGTCTGTCTGGTTCACCGCGTGGGGAGTCGGCCTGACGGCGTCGTCTGTGAGATAAACAGGCTGCTGATTGGCCTGGAGTCGGGTCGAGAGTGGCAACGGCGCGGGGGCGCAGCTGGCCAGCAGACCGAGGGTGACACTGAGCCCCCCGTCTCCTCCGCTGACGAGGacctcctcagctcctccgAACCCCCGGGGGACAACAGTGAAGATGCCCTTCAAATTG ACTCAGGAAGTAGAGACACCACAGAACCGCCCCCAAGTGGGAGAGGCCTGAAGGAGATAAGCCTTGGCCAAAGACCCTGTGACAGAGAACCTCAGGGTGAGCACAGTGGGATCAAGGATTTGGGAGTGACCCCCTGCACTGTGACCCCAGAGCTCCCCGTCCTAACCTtgtcacacacagccctgtctgaTGACAAGCTCAGCTACGCCACCTGCTGCCCCAGGACAGAAATGCCCTTATGTTCACAGGCCCGCTCCTTCAAGCTGCCCAAAATCGTCATCATGCAGAGCACAGACAGCGATGAGGGGTTAAGCGATTACCCTGGGACCCCCTCCGCAAGTACTAGCACCGAGGAGGTGCCCAAGGAGGGGGCACCCCGCTGCTCCGATACTTTTGCAGGCCCCACACCCAGTCAGCTGCCGTTGGTGTGCCCCTCCACTGTAacctcccacccccagctcAGAGGGCCGGTCACACTGGAGCTGTGCATGAGAGGACAATGGAGGGCGTCCGCAGGACGAGACTTCTCCCTGTCCTCAGCGCTCTGCAGCGTTGCACAGGTGGCAGGGGCGGTGGCCCTGGCTGACCTGGCGGAAACGGACGAAGGCACCAGCGTTGAGCAAGTCCGCGGCAACATCGCCCACGTGCTCCTCAGAGAGGCCTGCACCGTCCTGTGTCAGCGGGAGGAGCAGAGAAACGTCAGGGACTTCCTGGAGTTTGTTCACAGCAAGATGGTGGAGGACGTGTCATGGCCTAAGTCCCCCGGTGTGGACAGCGAGGAGGTAGACCAATACACCTGCGCAATCGCTGACAGCATCTGGAAGCATGCCACACAGAAAGCCCTGAAGAAGAAAGAGCTGGAAAGCCCTGGCAAAAACATCCCTAACTTGCAAGAGTTACTGTTGGAGAGTGTGAATGCTCTATTGTTTAATGTTCTTTGCATCACGTCAAAGAAAAtcaatgacatttcaaaatgtgacaaAGGCTCATTTGATGGGCGAGAAGGTGAAGTCCATTCCAGAGACAATGAAACTGTCATGACGCCAAGTGAGAAGCCATCAAACCGATTACAACCCACTGGATCCTAccagcccaaaaactctgagCAGAACAGTACGCCTTACTGCAGAGACAAGCTGACAGCCATCatggggaaagaggaagagaaaagcatacaagagggggaggagactgAAACAAGGGGCTCAGGCTGTCCACAGAAAGGCAATGATCAGCAGAGAGCAGTCCATACGAAAGGCACTTTCTTCCCCATCAAAGATTGCTTGCCCCAGGCCCAGCCCTGCCAGAGAAACATAAATGATCTGAGAAGCGCTTCAGACCGGGAGAAAACAGCACCCTTAGACTCAAAGTGCTCTCCCTTGATGAGAGACAAAGTGCCTTCAggcactgaaaataaatcatcTCTGTTGACTCCCCAGTTCATCCCATCCTCTGCAGGGGTTGTGGTCATGAGAAATATGGACGAAAGGTTTCCATCTCCTGTCACCTGCTTTGCAGATGACCTTGCCAGCACAGTCGTGTCCATGGCTACGGAACTTGCGGTGATCTACTTGGAGAACTCGAGTGGGAAGCAGCCGTGGTTTTGCGGCCTGAAGGGCATAGCCAGAGAGACCCAGCAGAACCTGCTGCTCCCCAGCTGCGCCGCGGTGAGGAGGAAGGAGGTGCAGGGTGGCCCCGTGGCCGCCAAGAAGCACCGCCCGCCGCGTCTCAGCGAGATCAAGCGCAAGGCGGAGGAGCAGCCTGAGCTGATGGAGCGGCTGGTGAACCGGGTGGTGGAGGAGTCGGTGACCCTGGACGAGCCCCCCGACCCCCCGGCCGCCTTCGCCTCCGAGGTTGCCACCAAGAACGCGGCCTGCCCCGAGCTCAGCGTGGTGGACACCTCCAAACCGGGCCAGCCCCGGACCAGGCTGCAGTGCGAGCGCTGGAACCGAGGCAAGGCTTCCAGCTGCGAGAGCATCCCGGAGGAGGAAGCCGGCACCCTGGGCCCGGGTGCCTGGCTGGGCCAGAACCTGAGCCGCGGCAGCTCTGTCTCCAAGCAGTCGAGCTGCGAGAGCATCACGGACGAGTTCTCCCGCTTCATGGTCAACCAGATGGAGAGCGAGGGCAGGGGGTTCGAGCTGCTCCTGGACTACTACGCGGGCAAAAACGCCAGCGCCATCTTGAGTTCGGCCGTGCAGCAGGTGGTGAGCAAGAAGAACGGGCACCTGAACGTGAGGCCCAGCTGCGTGTCCAAGCAGTCCAGCACAGAAAGCATCACAGAGGAGTTCTACAGGTTCATGCTCAGAGACCTGGACAGCAGACGCCACAGCCTGTCCAAAACTAAAGAGCGGAGAAATTCCCTGCTGCCTCCCGCTCTCAGGTCACCCTTCTGCATACGCCAGTCCTCCATGCCTGACCGCCGGTCGTCCGACTCCAGACTAACAGTAAATTCCGCCACCAAGGCTAACTCATTCGATGGCTTTGTCCACAGTGGGCACGGGGACACCCTCAGCATCCACCCCGCGAGCTCGGTGTCAGCAATGGGCCTGTGCAAGTCGGACTCCTGCCTCTACCAAAGGGGTCAGATGGACCGGATcacagacaccctcatccacGAGACGTGGTCCAGCTCCATCGAGTCCCTGATGCGCAAGAACAAAATCATCGCGGACTCCGAGGACAGTGAGGACCTGGAGGGGCCGGGGGAGCCGCAGCCACATGTCGAGCTTTTCGCTAACCGCCTGGCGGCCAACATTGTGGAGAGCGGCAAGTCATTACTGGGCAGCCAGCAGACGGCATCTGTGTGCGAGAAGAGGAGGTGCTTCAGGACCAAGATTGAATCAGGTTTCGCTCATCAGAATgactggagcagctggagccaGGCTGGTGAGTCTGCTCTTTTGTGGGGCCCGAGGGACGTACCAGAGATTCACATCCAGGAGGATCAGAAGGACCAGCTCAAGGAGGACACCATCAGCCACCACCCTGAAGACACCCTGGAGGCCCTGCTCCAGACAAGTGCAGGAAGTGTAGGCAG TGACGCTTGGGGCCTGAGTAATTCTGCAAACGATGGTCAGGAGAATATGATTG AGGGTACATCCAACCTGCCAGCAGGGGGTAGTACCATCCAAAGGGAGTTGTTAGTGATGAACTTTGACCTGGATGGAGATTGCATGGACTGGGATCTGCGGGCCACCCTGCAGTGGATCGCTGCTTCAGAGCTGGATGTGCCTACCATCTACTTAAGAAAGTCACAGGAGGGAGCAGACAAG TTTCTGAATGTGGTGCAGCTGGTGACCCAGAAAGGCTGGAGAGTGGGTGACCTCTTTGGTGCGGTGGTGCGGTACTGCCAGATACGAGAGGAGAGGGCCAGCTCCAAGCCCAGCCTTTTGGACTGGCTGCTGCAGAGACTCTGCCCCTGA